One Anolis carolinensis isolate JA03-04 chromosome 4, rAnoCar3.1.pri, whole genome shotgun sequence DNA window includes the following coding sequences:
- the rps20 gene encoding small ribosomal subunit protein uS10, with protein MAFKDSGKAPVEQEVAIHRIRITLTSRNVKSLEKVCADLIRGAKEKNLKVKGPVRMPTKTLRITTRKTPCGEGSKTWDRFQMRIHKRLIDLHSPSEIVKQITSISIEPGVEVEVTIADA; from the exons ATG GCATTCAAAGATTCTGGGAAAGCACCTGTGGAACAGGAAGTAGCAATTCATCGAATCAGGATTACCTTGACAAGTCGCAATGTAAAGTCTCTAGAGAAGG TCTGTGCAGATCTGATAAGAGGTGCTAAGGAGAAGAACTTAAAAGTGAAAGGACCGGTTCGCATGCCTACCAAG ACCCTGCGAATCACTACAAGGAAAACACCGTGTGGCGAAGGTTCCAAAACCTGGGATCGTTTCCAGATGCGTATTCACAAGCGTCTCATCGATTTGCACAGTCCTTCAGAGATTGTCAAGCAGATCACTTCTATCAGTATTGAGCCTGGTGTAGAAGTTGAAGTTACTATTGCTGATGCTTAA
- the mos gene encoding proto-oncogene serine/threonine-protein kinase mos — MPSPLPHNRLLHLQFSSSVNARPCSSPLLFPDKAEKFFCAEGVSPRVRRLPTRLAWCSIDWDQLCLLHPLGSGGFGSVYKAIYHGTTVAVKQVKKSSKNSLASRQSFWAELNVAHLDHNNVVRLVAASTCAPASQDTLGTIIMEYVGNSTLHHVIYGTDCKTEKSKDDGLGSGHVSLSISEALGYSCDIVAGLIFLHSQTIVHLDLKPANVFITEQNICKLGDFGCSQKLQDLESSSPLLSQQGGTYTHRAPELLKGSLFQDICCAEEFSSRGFCISPNSKPQDSTRWMESCQLNC; from the exons ATGCCATCTCCTCTTCCTCATAATCGTCTTCTTCATCTACAATTTTCTTCATCTGTGAATGCACGGCCCTGCAGTAGTCCCTTGTTGTTTCCAGACAAAGCTGAAAAGTTTTTTTGCGCCGAAGGTGTTTCGCCCAGGGTTCGCCGACTACCGACTCGCCTAGCTTGGTGTTCAATAGACTGGGATCAGTTGTGTTTACTACACCCCCTGGGATCAGGTGGCTTTGGTTCAGTCTACAAGGCTATTTATCATGGAACTACAGTGGCAGTAAAGCAGGTGAAGAAAAGCAGTAAGAACAGTTTGGCATCACGGCAGAGTTTCTGGGCAGAATTAAATGTGGCACATCTTGACCATAATAATGTGGTACGTTTAGTAGCTGCTAGCACATGTGCCCCTGCCAGTCAGGACACTTTGGGCACCATAATAATGGAATATGTAGGTAACAGTACTCTGCACCATGTTATCTATGGGACTGACTGCAAGACAGAAAAAAGTAAGGACGATGGGCTTGGAAGTGGCCATGTATCTTTGAGCATAAGTGAGGCATTAGGCTATTCTTGTGACATTGTAGCAGGTCTCATCTTCCTTCATTCGCAAACGATTGTGCATTTGGATTTAAAACCTGCTAATGTATTCATCACTGAACAAAATATTTGCAAACTTGGAGACTTTGGATGCTCCCAAAAACTACAGGATCTTGAATCATCAAGTCCACTACTTTCTCAACAAGGTGGGACATACACCCACCGTGCTCCTGAACTCCTTAAAG GCTCCCTCTTCCAGGATATCTGTTGTGCAGAAGAGTTCTCTAGCAGAGGATTCTGTATTTCTCCAAACAGCAAGCCTCAGGATTCTACAAGATGGATGGAGTCATGTCAATTAAATTGTTAA